One stretch of Desulfovibrio sp. UCD-KL4C DNA includes these proteins:
- a CDS encoding glutaminyl-peptide cyclotransferase, translated as MHKRKIITFLAAFVLILPVFAEKGYAEKSPHKAPIIKCKIIKSLPHDDSAYTQGLLYYGNYFYESTGKHGHSSIRKIEPDSGIIRTEYKIDNTLFGEGICLWNNKIFQLTWKSGKCFVYDLHSIRRLAIYKYKGQGWGLTYDGDFLIQSNGSEYLTLRDPHDFKRISKICITDGNKKIYRLNELEYANGVILCNVWHKDIIGAINPANGKIMFWIDISSLRPLAGKNAEVANGIAWDSKNKRLFVTGKFWNKIFEIKFPPIKQIKYDS; from the coding sequence ATGCACAAACGTAAAATAATAACCTTTTTAGCTGCCTTTGTTCTAATCTTGCCTGTTTTTGCGGAAAAAGGCTATGCTGAAAAGAGTCCACATAAAGCCCCAATAATTAAGTGTAAAATAATAAAATCATTACCACACGACGACTCTGCATATACTCAAGGCCTTTTATACTATGGCAACTATTTCTATGAAAGCACCGGCAAGCACGGCCACTCATCCATACGTAAAATAGAACCTGATAGCGGTATAATCCGCACCGAGTATAAGATTGACAACACCCTCTTCGGGGAGGGAATATGTCTCTGGAACAACAAAATATTCCAACTAACATGGAAATCAGGAAAGTGCTTTGTGTACGATTTACACTCCATTAGGCGCTTAGCCATTTATAAATACAAAGGGCAAGGCTGGGGACTGACCTATGATGGAGATTTTTTGATTCAAAGCAATGGATCTGAATATCTAACCCTGCGTGACCCGCATGATTTCAAAAGAATAAGCAAAATTTGCATCACTGATGGTAATAAAAAAATATACCGCTTAAATGAGCTGGAGTATGCTAATGGAGTCATCCTTTGTAATGTGTGGCACAAAGATATTATCGGAGCTATTAATCCCGCGAATGGTAAAATCATGTTTTGGATAGATATTTCAAGTCTTCGTCCTCTTGCCGGGAAAAATGCGGAAGTTGCTAATGGTATTGCGTGGGACAGCAAGAATAAACGTCTTTTTGTAACCGGAAAATTCTGGAACAAAATTTTTGAAATTAAATTTCCTCCAATTAAACAAATTAAATATGACTCATAA